A region from the Marinobacter sp. SS13-12 genome encodes:
- a CDS encoding Bcr/CflA family multidrug efflux MFS transporter, protein MLALTSVWTTILLAAAVALGPLAIDMYLPALPSMGESLSAGTGQVQLTLSIYMAGFAFAQLICGPLADRFGRKPIMIGGFLLFAVASVICALATNIETLILSRFLQALGGSAGPVLGRAAVRDIYSPREAAKIMAILASIMALAPAIAPTIGGFMVVGLGWPSIFLALGGYALLMAVVVAVGIPEPMHPEHRQSLRIGSLLRNYRAIASDISFLGYTLTNSLAFAGLFAFLSGSSFVLIDFLGVEPQHFGLFFACIVAGYIVGNLVAIRLGRQLVPDQILVRGLIVSVAGGGLMAALAVAQVYSVWTVILPQTLFMIGVGMVLPQTMAGALANFPHMAGAASALFGFTQMAVAAAIGMLVGHYHDGTSLVMAATISVCAVAALASYLLLVQRHPAPGFEPA, encoded by the coding sequence ATGCTCGCACTCACCAGTGTATGGACAACGATATTATTGGCAGCCGCCGTGGCCCTCGGGCCTCTGGCAATCGATATGTATCTGCCTGCACTGCCCAGTATGGGCGAATCCCTCTCAGCCGGTACCGGGCAGGTTCAACTCACGTTGAGCATCTACATGGCAGGTTTCGCCTTTGCCCAGTTGATCTGTGGCCCACTGGCGGACCGCTTTGGCCGCAAGCCCATCATGATTGGCGGTTTTCTGCTGTTTGCAGTGGCCAGTGTTATCTGTGCCCTCGCCACCAACATTGAAACGCTGATTCTGTCCCGCTTCCTGCAGGCCCTTGGTGGCTCTGCCGGGCCTGTGCTGGGCCGTGCGGCTGTGCGGGATATCTATTCGCCGCGAGAGGCCGCAAAAATCATGGCGATCCTCGCCAGCATCATGGCCCTGGCGCCGGCCATCGCCCCGACCATTGGCGGGTTTATGGTGGTCGGGCTGGGATGGCCGTCGATTTTCCTGGCACTGGGTGGCTATGCGCTGTTGATGGCGGTGGTGGTTGCCGTTGGTATTCCCGAGCCTATGCATCCGGAACACCGGCAGTCCCTGCGCATTGGCAGCCTGTTGAGGAATTACCGGGCGATTGCCTCCGATATCAGCTTCCTGGGCTACACACTGACCAATTCCCTCGCGTTCGCCGGCCTGTTTGCGTTTCTGTCAGGATCGTCGTTTGTGCTGATCGATTTTCTGGGTGTTGAGCCCCAGCACTTTGGCCTGTTCTTCGCCTGTATCGTCGCCGGTTACATCGTCGGCAACCTGGTCGCCATTCGCCTGGGCCGCCAGCTTGTACCAGACCAGATTCTGGTCAGGGGCCTGATTGTTTCCGTTGCCGGTGGCGGGTTGATGGCTGCGCTGGCGGTCGCACAGGTCTACAGTGTCTGGACTGTGATCCTGCCCCAGACCCTGTTCATGATCGGCGTTGGCATGGTCCTGCCCCAGACCATGGCCGGCGCCCTGGCCAATTTCCCCCACATGGCCGGCGCTGCCTCGGCGCTTTTCGGCTTTACCCAGATGGCAGTGGCAGCCGCTATCGGCATGCTGGTTGGGCACTACCACGACGGCACCTCTCTGGTGATGGCGGCCACCATATCTGTCTGTGCCGTCGCAGCGCTGGCCAGTTACCTGCTGCTGGTACAACGGCACCCGGCTCCTGGATTCGAGCCCGCATGA
- a CDS encoding MATE family efflux transporter codes for MTWPMLFGVLSLMTFQLVDSAFIGQLGRDPLAALGFTLPMQQLIIGLQVGLGIATTAIISRTLGAGDQLRAERLGGLVVTVGATLVIILCIGLWLLQTRIMSALGAEPSLLPLIRSYWIPWLMSAWTGAMLYFGYSVCRSHGDTRLPGYMMVATSLLNIALDPLYIFVFGWGLPGAALATITAFGIGCLFIYPKLLRCGWLRFDLKQLALGKALKQLNNIMAPAMVSQLMPPVSAMVATALVAGFGSAAVAAWGLGTRLEFFSIVVVLALTMSMPPMVGRMLGAGELGQIRKLVRLAVRFVVVWQLAIGLIWLVASGLVSELFTSDREVSDVLGSYLVRVPLSYSGLGICMLMVSVCNALGLALRALLVSTLRLFLCFLPFLWIGAQIGGINGLMSGALAGNLLAGVMAYAFYRQGIRKLADRPAGS; via the coding sequence ATGACCTGGCCCATGCTTTTCGGCGTGCTTTCACTGATGACCTTCCAACTGGTGGACAGTGCCTTTATTGGCCAGTTAGGGCGTGACCCACTGGCAGCGCTGGGCTTTACCCTGCCTATGCAGCAGCTGATCATCGGGCTGCAGGTGGGCCTCGGCATCGCTACCACCGCCATCATCTCCCGCACCCTGGGGGCTGGCGACCAGCTCCGGGCAGAGCGACTGGGCGGCCTGGTGGTTACCGTGGGCGCCACCCTGGTGATTATCCTGTGCATCGGCCTGTGGCTATTGCAGACCCGAATCATGTCGGCGCTTGGCGCGGAACCGAGCCTGTTACCACTGATCCGCAGTTACTGGATCCCCTGGCTGATGTCCGCCTGGACCGGCGCCATGCTGTATTTTGGCTACAGCGTGTGCCGCTCCCATGGCGATACCAGACTGCCCGGCTACATGATGGTAGCCACCAGCCTGCTCAACATCGCCCTGGACCCGCTTTACATCTTCGTCTTCGGCTGGGGCTTGCCTGGTGCCGCTCTGGCCACGATTACCGCCTTCGGCATCGGCTGCCTGTTTATCTACCCGAAACTGCTCCGCTGCGGCTGGTTGCGCTTTGACCTGAAGCAACTGGCTCTGGGGAAAGCACTCAAGCAGTTGAATAACATCATGGCCCCCGCCATGGTCAGCCAATTGATGCCACCCGTCTCGGCCATGGTGGCTACGGCACTGGTGGCCGGTTTCGGCTCGGCCGCTGTGGCCGCCTGGGGCCTGGGAACGCGCCTGGAATTTTTCTCCATCGTGGTGGTACTGGCACTGACCATGTCCATGCCCCCAATGGTGGGCCGCATGCTGGGCGCCGGCGAACTCGGCCAGATCCGCAAACTGGTCCGGCTGGCGGTCCGGTTTGTGGTGGTGTGGCAACTGGCCATTGGCCTGATCTGGCTGGTGGCCTCCGGGCTGGTGTCTGAGTTGTTCACCAGTGACCGGGAAGTCAGCGATGTCCTTGGCAGCTATCTGGTCCGGGTGCCACTCAGCTACAGCGGCCTGGGCATCTGCATGCTGATGGTGTCTGTCTGCAACGCCCTTGGGCTGGCATTACGGGCACTGCTGGTGTCCACCCTTCGCCTGTTCCTCTGTTTTCTGCCCTTTCTCTGGATTGGCGCCCAGATTGGCGGCATCAACGGGCTGATGAGTGGTGCCTTAGCTGGTAACCTGTTGGCGGGTGTCATGGCTTATGCATTCTACCGCCAGGGCATCCGGAAACTGGCGGACAGGCCCGCCGGTTCTTGA
- a CDS encoding acyltransferase, with protein sequence MLSFLPAPVIGVLSSILLGLNTLFWCLLLYIPAIFKLIIPHKGFRVLCTKAIIWISESWVACNTGWMKLTQSTRWTVHGDEKLKRESWYLVLSNHQSWVDIFAMQRVFNRRAPFLKFFLKQQLIWVPVIGLAWWGLDFPFMKRYTREYLIKHPEKRGEDLKATRQACEKFRYTPVSIMNFVEGTRFTQAKHDQQKSKYTHLLTPKAGGAAFVLDAMGDTIETLVDVTIAYPGGAPSFWDFMCGRVREVKMEIDTVAIPDHLKGRDYATDAEHRKNVKNWLAEQWRAKDERLSRLLEQS encoded by the coding sequence ATGCTCAGCTTCCTGCCAGCCCCGGTCATCGGCGTACTCAGCTCCATTCTTCTTGGTCTCAACACCCTGTTCTGGTGTCTGCTCCTCTACATCCCGGCCATCTTCAAGCTCATCATCCCCCACAAAGGCTTCCGCGTGCTCTGCACCAAGGCGATCATCTGGATTTCCGAATCCTGGGTGGCCTGCAACACTGGCTGGATGAAGCTCACCCAGAGTACCAGGTGGACGGTGCACGGTGATGAGAAACTCAAACGGGAAAGCTGGTACCTGGTTCTCAGCAACCACCAGAGCTGGGTCGACATCTTCGCCATGCAACGGGTATTCAACCGCCGGGCGCCGTTTCTCAAGTTCTTTCTCAAGCAACAGCTGATCTGGGTGCCGGTGATTGGCCTGGCGTGGTGGGGGCTGGATTTCCCGTTCATGAAACGCTACACCCGTGAATACCTGATCAAGCATCCCGAAAAGCGCGGTGAAGACCTGAAAGCCACCCGCCAGGCTTGCGAGAAGTTCCGCTATACCCCGGTCAGCATCATGAATTTCGTGGAAGGCACCCGCTTTACCCAGGCCAAGCATGACCAGCAGAAATCAAAATACACCCATTTGCTGACGCCCAAAGCCGGCGGTGCAGCCTTTGTGCTGGATGCCATGGGCGACACCATTGAAACCCTGGTGGATGTAACGATTGCCTACCCGGGCGGTGCTCCCAGTTTCTGGGATTTCATGTGCGGGAGGGTCCGCGAAGTGAAAATGGAGATTGACACCGTCGCTATTCCCGACCACCTCAAGGGGCGGGATTACGCGACCGATGCCGAGCATCGCAAGAACGTGAAAAACTGGCTGGCGGAACAGTGGCGGGCCAAAGACGAACGCCTGTCGAGGCTGCTTGAGCAGAGCTAG
- a CDS encoding alpha/beta fold hydrolase, with product MPDPLKYAINKASGLTRQTALYAGNAFDRVFRAASLVQAGQTPFETLHTDGLVSLRYYPPLAEDFIELDGEMIDVERTPHRTPIVIVPPLAVNMLIYDLFPQRSLVRFLRAKGFEVYLIDWGVPTRQHSHYNLHTYVAELLPAYLNRVREHSGEQELSLHGWSLGGMFTLFYSALSRDQHIRNAIVLGSPIDSHASGLMGLMYQRVSDVAEFIRKRTGFRLHDVKPYWFHTPGWANTIGFKLTNPIGSVMGYWELIVRLGDREFVSSHATTSAFLDRMVAYPGGIVQDAVVRLWIDNDLSRGQIQIGEDVARLENVNANLLAIAGDSDTLATPGAVRRIEDHVSSKDVTFRVTPGGHMGILAGSKAPKESWLEMAEWLAERSD from the coding sequence ATGCCCGACCCGTTGAAATACGCCATCAACAAAGCCTCGGGGCTGACCCGACAGACGGCGCTTTACGCCGGTAACGCCTTTGACCGAGTGTTCCGCGCCGCCAGTCTGGTCCAGGCGGGGCAGACGCCCTTCGAGACACTGCACACCGATGGCCTGGTGAGCCTTCGTTATTATCCGCCACTGGCCGAGGATTTTATTGAGCTGGATGGCGAGATGATCGATGTGGAGCGCACGCCCCACAGAACACCGATCGTGATCGTGCCGCCACTGGCGGTCAACATGCTGATCTACGACCTGTTTCCCCAGCGCAGCCTGGTGCGATTCCTGCGGGCAAAGGGGTTTGAGGTATACCTGATCGACTGGGGCGTGCCCACACGGCAGCACAGTCACTACAACCTTCACACCTACGTGGCGGAGTTGCTACCGGCGTATCTGAACCGGGTGCGGGAGCACAGCGGGGAGCAGGAGCTCTCGCTGCACGGCTGGAGCCTGGGCGGAATGTTTACCCTGTTTTACTCCGCCCTCAGCCGCGACCAGCACATCCGCAACGCCATTGTGCTGGGCTCCCCCATCGACAGCCACGCCTCCGGCCTGATGGGGCTGATGTACCAACGGGTATCCGACGTTGCCGAGTTCATCCGCAAACGCACCGGCTTCCGCCTGCACGACGTCAAACCCTACTGGTTCCACACCCCCGGCTGGGCCAACACTATCGGCTTCAAACTCACCAACCCCATCGGCAGCGTCATGGGCTACTGGGAACTCATCGTCCGCCTGGGCGACCGCGAATTCGTCTCCAGCCACGCCACCACCTCCGCCTTCCTCGACCGCATGGTCGCCTACCCCGGCGGCATCGTTCAGGACGCGGTGGTGCGCCTGTGGATCGACAACGACCTCTCCCGCGGCCAGATCCAGATCGGCGAAGACGTTGCCCGCCTGGAAAACGTAAACGCCAACTTACTCGCCATCGCCGGCGACAGCGACACCCTGGCAACACCGGGCGCGGTCAGGCGCATTGAAGACCACGTCAGCTCAAAGGACGTCACCTTCCGGGTCACCCCCGGCGGCCACATGGGTATTCTTGCCGGTAGCAAGGCGCCAAAGGAAAGCTGGCTGGAAATGGCGGAGTGGCTGGCTGAAAGATCGGACTGA
- a CDS encoding haloacid dehalogenase type II, producing the protein MKPILAFDVYGTLVDPMGMAELLAPDAGEAAESVSSQWREKQLEFSFRKGLMRMYEDFGACTRQALRYAMASHGLALSREREDELMGAYLSLPAFDDSLPALKSLEGDYLMYAFSNGTYPALEKVLGHNDLLAMFDGLVSVDDIKSFKPDPAVYAYARRATGAMDQPLCLVSSNAWDVIGARAAGLMAIWVQRDPGKVFEDWGIQPNAVVRSLSELPETLASL; encoded by the coding sequence ATGAAACCAATACTGGCGTTTGATGTTTACGGAACCCTGGTGGACCCGATGGGGATGGCTGAACTGCTGGCGCCGGACGCGGGCGAGGCGGCGGAATCGGTGAGCTCTCAGTGGCGGGAAAAACAGCTGGAGTTTTCCTTTCGCAAGGGCCTGATGCGGATGTACGAGGATTTCGGAGCCTGTACCCGCCAGGCTCTGCGCTACGCGATGGCCAGCCATGGGCTAGCGCTGAGTCGGGAGCGGGAGGATGAGCTGATGGGGGCCTATCTTTCCCTGCCCGCTTTTGACGATTCGTTGCCGGCGCTGAAGTCACTGGAGGGGGATTATCTGATGTATGCGTTCTCAAACGGCACCTATCCGGCGCTGGAGAAGGTGCTGGGGCACAATGATTTGCTGGCGATGTTTGATGGGCTGGTGTCGGTGGATGATATCAAGAGCTTCAAGCCGGACCCGGCGGTGTATGCCTATGCCCGGCGGGCGACGGGGGCGATGGATCAGCCGTTGTGTCTGGTGTCGAGCAATGCCTGGGATGTGATCGGGGCCCGGGCGGCGGGGTTGATGGCGATCTGGGTGCAGCGGGATCCTGGTAAGGTGTTTGAGGACTGGGGGATTCAGCCTAATGCGGTGGTTCGCAGTCTTTCGGAGTTGCCTGAGACCTTGGCCAGCCTCTGA
- the tpx gene encoding thiol peroxidase codes for MSNVTLGGDPITVSGTFPQPGDTVPDFTLTTQGLEDVTLDKWAGKRKILNIIPSIDTPTCATSTRKFNEKASNLDNTVVLVVSADLPPAASRFCGAEGLKNVITLSSFRNYSFQQDYGVAIQDGPLAGLCARAVVVLDEDNKVLHSELVDDIKHEPDYEKALSVL; via the coding sequence ATGAGCAACGTAACACTGGGCGGCGACCCGATTACCGTCAGCGGCACCTTCCCGCAACCGGGCGACACCGTCCCCGACTTCACCCTCACCACTCAGGGTCTGGAAGACGTCACCCTCGACAAGTGGGCTGGCAAGCGCAAGATCCTCAACATCATCCCCAGCATCGACACCCCGACCTGCGCCACTTCCACCCGCAAATTCAACGAGAAAGCCAGTAACCTGGACAACACCGTCGTGCTGGTTGTCTCGGCTGACCTGCCCCCTGCAGCCAGCCGGTTCTGTGGTGCAGAAGGCCTGAAAAACGTTATCACCCTGTCCAGCTTCCGCAACTACAGCTTTCAGCAGGATTACGGCGTTGCCATTCAGGATGGGCCACTTGCCGGCCTTTGTGCCCGCGCGGTGGTGGTTCTGGATGAGGACAACAAGGTTCTTCACAGTGAGTTGGTGGATGACATCAAGCATGAGCCGGATTATGAGAAGGCGCTTTCGGTGCTTTGA
- a CDS encoding LysR family transcriptional regulator: MNPIDTFNLDIRSLSTFIAVLDEGSVSRAAVRLGVSQSAVSHTLDRLRQALGDALFVKSGRGIVPTRYAVQAGPHIRQILDDLHSLSSGPPFTPASAEFTFTIAANDYQRDLLLPGLLSVLRREAQGIRLQVIPSGIPTADMLRKDLCDLIISPHAPEATDIMQRGLMADHMVVFYDPVHRQAPESLADYLKADHIGILFGTGEKTAFEDSLSARGLTRRTAVTVSNFSGLPGFLRGTDMLATAPKRMSEHLLQDFASVPLPFDYKPFTLLMLWHKRNQNDPAHRWIRNHVNGVAATMNDLNT, encoded by the coding sequence ATGAACCCCATTGATACATTCAACCTGGACATCCGCTCCCTCAGCACCTTCATTGCCGTGCTGGACGAAGGCAGTGTGTCCAGGGCAGCCGTACGCCTCGGAGTGAGCCAGTCGGCGGTCAGCCATACCCTGGACCGCTTGCGCCAGGCCCTGGGCGATGCCCTGTTCGTGAAATCCGGCCGCGGCATTGTGCCTACCCGCTACGCCGTCCAAGCTGGCCCTCACATACGCCAGATACTGGACGACCTCCACTCCCTGTCCTCCGGCCCGCCCTTCACCCCGGCCAGCGCCGAATTCACCTTCACCATTGCCGCCAACGACTACCAGCGTGACCTGTTGCTGCCCGGCTTGCTGTCGGTCCTCCGGCGTGAAGCGCAGGGCATCCGCCTGCAGGTAATCCCGTCCGGCATACCCACTGCCGACATGCTGCGCAAGGACCTGTGCGACCTGATTATTTCGCCCCATGCACCGGAAGCAACAGACATCATGCAACGAGGGCTGATGGCGGATCACATGGTGGTCTTCTACGACCCGGTTCACAGGCAAGCACCTGAATCCCTGGCAGATTACCTGAAGGCTGATCACATCGGCATCCTGTTCGGCACCGGTGAGAAAACAGCGTTTGAAGACTCCCTTTCCGCCCGCGGCCTTACCCGGCGTACGGCAGTCACCGTGTCCAACTTCTCCGGCCTGCCCGGATTCCTGCGCGGAACCGACATGCTCGCCACTGCACCGAAACGCATGAGTGAACACTTACTGCAAGATTTTGCCTCCGTACCCCTGCCCTTTGACTACAAGCCTTTTACGCTGCTGATGCTCTGGCATAAGCGCAACCAGAATGACCCTGCCCACCGCTGGATCCGCAATCACGTTAATGGCGTAGCCGCGACAATGAACGACCTCAACACCTGA
- a CDS encoding monovalent cation/H+ antiporter subunit A: MDIGLLVFLPVLGAIASLLSRLKRPGPDHVQTHALVALIAPAICLLLLLSYLPRIQSGEALVYSLSWVPEIGLGLAFRLDGLSWLFATLITGIGCLIILYARYYFAGKDTAGRFFVLIQLFMTAMLGIVLSENLLFMLVFWELTSLVSFLLIGFTWSSRNARRGARMSLVITGGGGLALLGGILLLGQIVGSYQISDVLAATDTIISDDRYPLTLSLILLGAFTKSAQAPFHLWLPHAMAAPTPVSAYLHSATMVKAGLFLMARLHPAMGDTELWFSLITITGMVTLMVGAFVAMFMHDIKGLLAYSTISHLGLITLLIGMGSEMAMAAALFHLTIHALFKAPLFMMAGIVDQATGSRDMRNINGLWKTMPVLMLITAIPAAAMAGLPLMSGYLSKKMLFSESLLVTAPHWANTLIPVWVTVAGLFSVAYSVRIFHNVFFNGQPVDLPHWPPRKKPAGMLVPLFILAAASLLVGLAPQATYDSVIHLAVMATSMTQLPLYDFSELSNAQAPAMMSMIAMLGGVVFYLARGPLFAIHRQLPDVDAKNIFEQIMQQSIRFAQSLVYRLENGSLQRYLAFILVAAIAPALWMLGGYTGWRGPSELTEVNPMVVFGAVILCLSAIGVALFHHQRLPALLLLSVTGLFVTLAFAQFSAPDLALTQLSVEVMAVVIMMLALSFLPQTSPRESGAGRIVRDLSLAGLAGTGIALFAYAVLTRPAETISGYFLANSVPGGGGTNVVNVILVDFRGFDTLGEITVLGIAAVAVFAFTRDLHLKERVASAGTAKGYAEPHPVILQMVSRMALPIALLVSAYIFLRGHNMPGGGFIAGLVTAVALTLQYMAGGLVWAQERMLTHFRPLIGAGLLIATATGLGSWFVGYPFLTSAFSHMDWPLIGEFELATALLFDLGVYTTVVGATLLILANLGKLMTVAGPGQEVG, from the coding sequence ATGGACATTGGGCTTCTCGTCTTTTTGCCCGTACTGGGAGCCATTGCTTCGCTCCTCTCAAGGTTGAAGCGGCCCGGCCCGGATCATGTGCAGACCCACGCGCTGGTCGCACTGATTGCCCCGGCCATTTGCCTGCTGCTTTTGCTCAGTTATCTTCCCCGGATCCAGTCCGGCGAAGCCCTTGTCTATTCCCTTTCCTGGGTGCCCGAAATTGGCCTTGGCCTGGCGTTCCGGCTGGATGGCCTCAGCTGGCTATTTGCCACCCTGATTACCGGCATTGGCTGCCTCATCATTCTCTACGCCCGGTATTATTTTGCCGGTAAAGACACCGCAGGGCGCTTTTTCGTTCTGATTCAGCTGTTCATGACCGCCATGCTGGGCATTGTGCTGTCCGAGAACCTGCTGTTCATGCTGGTGTTCTGGGAGCTCACCAGCCTGGTGTCCTTCCTGCTGATCGGTTTTACCTGGTCCAGTCGCAATGCCCGCCGGGGGGCGCGCATGTCGCTGGTGATTACCGGCGGGGGTGGCCTCGCCCTGCTGGGTGGCATTCTGCTTTTAGGGCAAATTGTTGGCAGCTACCAGATCAGCGATGTGCTGGCCGCCACCGACACCATCATCAGCGATGACCGCTATCCTCTGACCCTGTCGCTGATTCTGCTCGGTGCCTTTACCAAGTCGGCCCAGGCGCCGTTCCATCTCTGGCTACCCCATGCCATGGCGGCGCCAACGCCGGTGTCCGCCTATCTGCATTCGGCCACCATGGTGAAAGCCGGTCTGTTCCTGATGGCCCGACTGCATCCGGCCATGGGCGACACCGAGCTCTGGTTCAGCCTGATTACCATTACCGGCATGGTCACCCTGATGGTCGGTGCCTTTGTGGCCATGTTCATGCACGACATCAAGGGCCTGCTGGCCTATTCCACCATTTCCCACCTGGGCCTGATCACTCTGCTGATTGGCATGGGCAGCGAGATGGCCATGGCGGCGGCCCTGTTTCATCTGACGATCCACGCCCTGTTCAAGGCGCCCCTGTTCATGATGGCAGGCATTGTCGATCAGGCTACGGGCAGCCGGGACATGCGCAATATCAATGGCCTGTGGAAAACCATGCCGGTGCTGATGCTCATTACCGCCATACCGGCGGCCGCCATGGCCGGCCTGCCACTGATGAGCGGCTACCTGAGCAAGAAGATGCTGTTCTCGGAAAGCCTGCTGGTGACCGCACCCCACTGGGCCAATACCCTGATTCCGGTATGGGTTACCGTTGCCGGCCTGTTTTCCGTGGCTTATTCCGTACGAATCTTCCACAACGTGTTTTTCAACGGTCAGCCGGTGGACCTGCCCCACTGGCCGCCCCGCAAAAAACCGGCCGGCATGCTGGTACCACTGTTCATTCTTGCCGCTGCCTCACTGCTGGTGGGGCTGGCTCCGCAGGCCACCTACGACAGCGTGATTCACCTGGCAGTCATGGCTACCTCCATGACCCAGCTGCCGCTATACGACTTCTCGGAACTGTCCAACGCCCAGGCGCCGGCCATGATGAGCATGATTGCAATGCTTGGTGGCGTCGTTTTCTATCTCGCCCGCGGCCCGCTGTTTGCCATCCATCGCCAGTTACCGGACGTGGATGCCAAGAACATCTTTGAGCAAATCATGCAGCAGAGTATCCGCTTCGCCCAGTCGCTGGTGTATCGCCTGGAGAATGGTTCGCTGCAGCGTTACCTCGCCTTTATTCTGGTGGCCGCCATCGCACCGGCGCTGTGGATGCTCGGTGGCTACACCGGGTGGCGGGGCCCGTCGGAATTGACAGAGGTTAACCCGATGGTGGTTTTCGGTGCCGTCATCCTGTGCCTGTCAGCCATTGGCGTCGCGCTGTTTCACCATCAGCGCCTGCCGGCGCTGCTTCTTCTTTCGGTCACCGGCCTGTTCGTCACCCTCGCGTTCGCCCAGTTCTCGGCCCCTGACCTGGCACTTACCCAGCTCTCCGTAGAAGTCATGGCGGTGGTCATCATGATGCTGGCGCTGTCGTTCCTGCCCCAGACCTCACCCAGGGAATCCGGAGCCGGCAGGATTGTCCGTGACCTGAGCCTGGCCGGGCTGGCAGGGACCGGCATTGCGCTCTTCGCGTACGCAGTGCTGACCCGGCCGGCTGAGACCATTTCCGGATATTTCCTCGCCAACAGCGTTCCCGGTGGCGGCGGCACCAACGTCGTCAACGTCATTCTGGTGGATTTCCGGGGCTTCGACACCCTGGGGGAAATCACCGTGCTGGGTATCGCGGCCGTTGCGGTATTCGCATTTACCCGTGACCTGCACCTGAAGGAACGGGTAGCCAGTGCCGGCACTGCTAAAGGATATGCCGAGCCACATCCGGTGATCCTGCAGATGGTCTCCCGCATGGCCCTGCCCATTGCCCTGCTGGTGTCCGCCTATATTTTCCTGCGGGGGCACAACATGCCGGGAGGGGGGTTCATTGCCGGACTGGTGACCGCGGTTGCTCTCACACTGCAGTACATGGCCGGTGGTCTGGTATGGGCGCAGGAACGGATGCTTACGCATTTCCGCCCGCTGATTGGCGCCGGCTTGCTGATTGCCACGGCCACCGGATTGGGCAGCTGGTTTGTCGGCTACCCGTTCCTGACCTCGGCTTTCAGCCACATGGACTGGCCGCTGATCGGCGAGTTCGAGCTGGCGACGGCGTTGCTGTTTGATCTGGGGGTTTACACCACGGTAGTGGGGGCAACCCTGCTGATCCTGGCAAACCTGGGCAAACTGATGACCGTGGCCGGGCCCGGCCAGGAGGTGGGCTGA